Part of the Paludisphaera borealis genome, GTCTATCAGAACGTCACGCCGGGGCTGCTGCCGAGCGAGGCCGAGCGGCTGGGCAAGATCACCGTGGGGACCGAACTGGGCTGGGGCCGCTCGGTGAACGTGGACGGCGTCCGCTACGGCACGCAGGGGGTCCTCGCGGCGGCGATCCACCAGGGCCAGCTCAAGGGGGAAATCGAGCCCATCGACTACCACAAGGCTGGCACTCAGCGGGTCGTCGAGATGGTCGATCGCGACTGCTTCACCGTCGCCCCGTTCGACGGCCACTACGAGCCGCTGATGGAATGCGGGACGGCAGTCCGCCGCGGCGAGACCGTCGGCCTGCTCCACGATTTCGACCACATCGACATGGACCCCTGGCCGTGTGTGGCGGGGGTCGATGGCGTGGTGCTGGCCCAGGCGTGGGCGGCGGCCGTGCCGCGCGGGCAGCACATCGTCGTGGTCGCCCGGAACGCTGCCCGATGAGTCTCGAAGCCGCTGCGCGACCGTCGCGCGTGCGCTATCGGGTCCTCGGATTCGCCTGTTCGCTGTCGATGATCACGTATCTCGACCGGGCCTGCTTCAGCACCGCCGCGCCGTCGATCGCGGCGGAGCTGGGGCTCACCGACGTGTCGCAGCTCAAGTGGACGATGACGTCGTTCGCCATCGCCTACGCCGCGTTCGAGATCCCCGCCGGGGCGATGGGCGACCGCATCGGCCCGCGCGCCATGCTGATGCGGATCGTGCTCTGGTGGTCGGCCTGCACGGCCTTGACCGGCGTGGTCGGCCTCCGCGTCGGCGCGACGGCTCTCGGCGGGCTCGGCACGCTCGTCGCCCTCCGGTTCCTCTTCGGCGCCGGCGAGGCGGGCGCGTATCCGAACATCACCCGGGCGCTGCACAACTGGTTCCCGTCGCGAAGCTGGGAGACGGCCCAAGGGCTGGTCTTCATGTCGGGACGGCTGATGGGAGGGGTGACGCCGCTGATCTGGGCGATCCTCGTCGGCGGCACCGCCGCATCGGCGCCGCTGATGGGCTGGCGAGGGGCGTTCCTCCTCTTCGGCCTCGTCGGCGTGGTCTGGGCGGTCGCCTTTTCCCTCTGGTTCCGCGACCGTCCCGACGACCACCCGGACGTCAACGCCGCCGAGCGCGCCCTGATCGGCTCCGAACCAATACCTACCGCCAGCCATGCGAACGTCCCCTGGAAGGCGATTCTCACGAGTCGCAGCCTGTGTGCGCTTTGCATCATGTATTGTGCGATCAATTATGCGTGGGCGTTCAACATGACGTATCTCCCCTCCTACCTTGAGGAGCGGTTCGGCGTCACGCAGGGCGACCGCGTGGGGGCGATCTACAAGGGGGCCCCGCTCTGGGTCGGCGCGGCGGGATGCTTTCTGGGCGGCGTGTTCGTCAACGGCTTGGCCCGGTTTCTGGGCGACCGCCGCCGGGCGCGCCAGGCGCTCGGCGTCTCGGCCCTGTCGCTGGGCGCGGTCTGCTGGTGGGGGGCGGTCCGAGCCGAGAACATCCACCAGTTCAGCATTCTGATCTCGCTGGCCGCCTTCACGGTCGACCTGACCCTTGGCGCGGCGTGGGCGACCTGCCAGGACCTCGGCCGCGCGCACGCCGCCGTCACCGCCGCCTGCATGAACACGATCGGCACCCTCGGCAACGCCCTGGCCGGCTGGCTGATCGGTGCCCTGGTCGAGCAGTCGATCGTGGCGCGAGCCAAGTCCCTCGACGTCGCCGTCGCACAGTTCTCGTCGGCCGACAAGCATTTCGCGGTTCTCGACGGCTATCAATCGGCCTTCGGCACGTTCATGTTCGCCTTCATCCTGGCCGCCGCCTGCTGGATCCTGATCCACCCGAAGGCCCCCCTCGGCTATGATGAGCCGTCGCCGACCGTCGCCTAGCCGACCACCGCGGAGCCTTCGTCATGGACAATCCCGTCGCCGAACACCGAACCGCCGCGCCCGTTTCGCTCAACCTCGCGGTGCTGACCGTCTCCGACACCCGGACCGTTGAGACCGACATCTCGGGGGCGCTCATCATCGCGCTGGCCGAGGCCGCCGGGCATCGCGTCGCCGACCGGGCGATCCTCCCCGACGAGCCGGTGGCGATGCGGTCGTTCCTTCAGTCGTGCGCGGCGAACGTCGACCTGCACGCGGTCCTTGTGACCGGCGGAACGGGCGTGAGCGCCCGCGACCAGACGTTCGAGACCGTCTCGACGCTTTTGACCAAGCCGCTGCCCGGCTATGGCGAGCTGTTCCGGATGCTCAGCTACGCCCAGATCGGCCCGGCCTGCATGCTGAGCCGAGCCGTCGGCGGCCTGATGGGGAAGCTGGCGGTCCTGGTCATGCCCGGCTCACGAGCGGCCGTCGAACTGGCCATGACCAAGATCATCCTGCCCGAGCTTCCCCATTTGGTCCGGGAAGCCCGCAAGCACTGAGGCGAGCGAAGCGGTGATAGGAAAGAGAAATTCGTACGATGGGTCAAGGGTGCCACGGGTCGTACTCGCCCCGTGCCCGACAGCCTCAGCCATCCCTCACGGGTTCGGAGTACCGAACCGCGTGGCACCCGGCGCATACTGAGCCTCGCGTCAGCCGCCGCCCCGCCGCGACCAGACGTAAAGCGCGACGGCCGCCGAGGTCGCCGCGTTGAGCGATTCGACGCCCGGCGCCATGGCGATCCGCCTCCGCTCGCCGCGTCGAAGTTGCTGCGGCAGGCCGGGGCCTTCCAGGCCGACGACCAGGCCGAAGGTCGGCGGGAACGGGCTCGCGCCGACGTCGTCGCCCGAGGCGTCGAGCGAGATCAACGGATAACGACTCGATTCAAGCGCATGGACAGACGGCCCGGCCATGAGCTGCGTCTGGAACAGCGCCGGGCCGGCGGCGCGGCTGCTCCGGGGGTGGAACGGATGCGCGGCTTCTTGCAGCAAGACCACGCGCGGGACGCCGAACGCCGCCGCCGAGCGGATCACCGCACCGACGTTCTCCGGGTCCTGGAACGGCACGAACAGCGTGCAGCCTTCCGGCCAGGGGGCGTCGTCGGACCACGCGGGCGTCTCGGGCGTCGCGACCAGCAACAGCGGCGCGCGCGTCCCGGCCACGTCGAGCGTCTTGAACAGCGGCGGGCTCAGCCGGTACCAGGTCCACGAGGCGTCGGCCGGCGCGGGGCCGGACGCGTCGGTGATCCAGCCGACCACGCGGTCGGCGAATTTCTCCTGGACCTCGCTCGTGATCCGCAGCCCCGCGAGGATCGCCTGCCCGTGCTTGCGGACGCCGCGCCCGGTTAGAAGATCGCTCAGGAGCCGGTACGTCGGATTCGATTCGCTGGTGATCTCGCGGACCGGGCCGTCGAAGGCGCGCGAGGCCCGCGCTTCGGCGGCCCCTCGGGGCGCGTCGGTGTCGAGCCGTTCGTAGACGACCAGCCGTCGGTCGTGCGTCGTCCCGGGGATCGTGTAGGCGTGGTCGCTCGCGAGCCGGAAGTGATCGCTCCACGTTCGCTCGGCCTCGGCGATCTCGGGATCGCACCCCGGCCCCTTCATGAAGATCATCCGGCCGCC contains:
- a CDS encoding MFS transporter, giving the protein MSLEAAARPSRVRYRVLGFACSLSMITYLDRACFSTAAPSIAAELGLTDVSQLKWTMTSFAIAYAAFEIPAGAMGDRIGPRAMLMRIVLWWSACTALTGVVGLRVGATALGGLGTLVALRFLFGAGEAGAYPNITRALHNWFPSRSWETAQGLVFMSGRLMGGVTPLIWAILVGGTAASAPLMGWRGAFLLFGLVGVVWAVAFSLWFRDRPDDHPDVNAAERALIGSEPIPTASHANVPWKAILTSRSLCALCIMYCAINYAWAFNMTYLPSYLEERFGVTQGDRVGAIYKGAPLWVGAAGCFLGGVFVNGLARFLGDRRRARQALGVSALSLGAVCWWGAVRAENIHQFSILISLAAFTVDLTLGAAWATCQDLGRAHAAVTAACMNTIGTLGNALAGWLIGALVEQSIVARAKSLDVAVAQFSSADKHFAVLDGYQSAFGTFMFAFILAAACWILIHPKAPLGYDEPSPTVA
- the rsmG gene encoding 16S rRNA (guanine(527)-N(7))-methyltransferase RsmG — its product is MSFFGPFSRQVDVVVDEEESLRPGRSALEVLMTQCGITLSSEQLDALWAYHQMLRAANPILNLTRIHNFENMVLKHYVDSLLTLRFVELPSPLIDMGSGPGLPGVPLKIARPETHMILAEPRAARVEFLGQVCERLGLKDVEVYGRKLGADYPGRVKGVISRAVAAIPETLERVAACLEPGGRMIFMKGPGCDPEIAEAERTWSDHFRLASDHAYTIPGTTHDRRLVVYERLDTDAPRGAAEARASRAFDGPVREITSESNPTYRLLSDLLTGRGVRKHGQAILAGLRITSEVQEKFADRVVGWITDASGPAPADASWTWYRLSPPLFKTLDVAGTRAPLLLVATPETPAWSDDAPWPEGCTLFVPFQDPENVGAVIRSAAAFGVPRVVLLQEAAHPFHPRSSRAAGPALFQTQLMAGPSVHALESSRYPLISLDASGDDVGASPFPPTFGLVVGLEGPGLPQQLRRGERRRIAMAPGVESLNAATSAAVALYVWSRRGGG
- a CDS encoding MogA/MoaB family molybdenum cofactor biosynthesis protein, with translation MDNPVAEHRTAAPVSLNLAVLTVSDTRTVETDISGALIIALAEAAGHRVADRAILPDEPVAMRSFLQSCAANVDLHAVLVTGGTGVSARDQTFETVSTLLTKPLPGYGELFRMLSYAQIGPACMLSRAVGGLMGKLAVLVMPGSRAAVELAMTKIILPELPHLVREARKH